CCAGCCGGAATTTACCTTCGGCGTCCAGCACGCCTTCGCCCTTCTTGACAAGCTTATCGTACTCGTAATCTTTGGGCGTGTAGCCGCTGCGATATACTTCGTACGACAGTGCGGCGCCGGCCATGGGCGCGCCGAAGTAGTACGCGCCGACGACGTCGAGCTCCACCTTCTCGCCGGAGAAGTACCGGTCTTTGGCCGTCGTGCCGACCACCTCGTACTCCGGCTTCTCGTACTCCTCGAGGTCGAAGGTGCCGGATACGGAATATTCCTTATCCTCCTCCTCCCACTTTACGTATATCGTCTGGAGTCCCAGCCGGACCCCCGCCGGGAGCTCGACCTCGCCGGCGACGGTGCCAAACTCGTCCGTGACGGCCTTTTCCTTCCAGACCTCCTCGCCGTCGGGCGAGGATAGAACGACCTCTACGTCGCGGCCCGCCACCGGCGCCAGGACCTTCTCTATGTAATCCACCCGGCGCACGATGCCCTTGAAGGATACCTTGTCGCCGGGGCGGTAGAGCGGCCGGTCCGTAATGACCGTTCCCGTTATGCCATCGCGGTCGCGCGGTTGCCAGGCGGTGTTGCACCGGTAGACGGCGGGGCCGAGCGCCGACTCCAGAACGAAGAACGCGGTGCTGCCCTTCTGGAATTTGGTCAGGTCTATTAAAACGCCGTCGCCGCGGGGCGCCGCGTCAACGTCGAGCGCGTCCACGACTTCTTCGTTGTAACCGCGTTCGCCCGGTTTGTAATAGATATTGTAGGCCCAAATGTCGCCGAGGGCCGCCGGCGCGCCGGTTTGCGCGTCGACGAGTTGGAGGAAGAGCTCCTCGTCGTCGGTGGCCGTTAAGGCCGCGGCCCCCGTCAACAAGAACATCGCCCGCGAGAGCTCGTCCCCCGCGCGCGCCTCCGCCACGTACAGGCCCGGCGCGAGGTCGTCGCGCGTCGCGACCACTTTTTTGACGTGGTAGTCGTCCTCCGCGCAGCCGGTCGCGACGGTCCACCTCGCGACTTCGCCTTTGACCCCCGGCAGCTGCGCCGTCGGGAGCGGCCGGTATTCCTCGACGCGGGCCACGCCCTGCCCTTCGGCCTCGGCGGTAGTCTCCGCCACCGACTCGACCGCCGTGAGGTCGCGTTGCAGCTCGAGGTACTTCGCCGGGTCGACGTCGTAAACCGTCAGCTCGACCTCCGGGATTATACGGCAAGCCAGCTCGAGCGACACCGGCGGCGTCTTCGCCGGGTCGGCGTCGACGTGCAATAGCGCCAGCGCCGGCGCGCGCAGGTGCCGCGCGTACCGGCGGTTCAGCTCGGCGTAAATTTCGTTTTCGAGCGAATCGGCGAGCTCGTCAAAGGCCGTGGCCGCCGCGGCGGGGTCGTCGAGGAACGTGACGTCGTAGTGGGCGAGCGCCGCCCGCGCCAGCAGCGCCCCGGGCGCGTCGCCGTACGAGGCCGCTATCTCCTCCAACTTCGCGCGGCCCGCGGCGAAGCGCCGCTCCTGCAGCCAGCGGTCGTATTCGTCGGGGGCCAGGTTCGCCGCCTCCCAAGCGTCGTCGTCGGCCGGCAAATACGCGAGCTCGAGTAGCGCCTCCTCGACGGCCAGGACCGAGCGCATGTCGTCGCTCATCTCGAGCCGGCTTACGTCTTTCAGGTAAGGCGCGCGCCGGCCGTAACTGCGGCTCGAGTCGTCGCGGTCCCAGTCGAAGTACGGGTACATAATCAGGTAGTTCACGACCAGCCGGTCGGCGAGGTAAGCCCGCTCGTCGCCGGCGGCGTTTTTAATAAGGCCCTGGTACACACTCTTGGCCTGCTTCAACGCGCGGCGCCGCAGCTTGTCGAATTTGGCGCGGTCGTCCTCGTCGCCGTAGACGTAGAAGTCGTACTTCTCGCCGAGGTACGACTGCCAGCCCCAGCTGTCGTAGACGTGGCTCGTCTCCGAGTACGCGTCTACCAGCAGGTCCGCGGCGTCGGCGGCCCAGACCGATTTCTCATGGCGCTTGAAGTACGCGGCAAAGCCCTCGTCGGCCTGGGGCCACATTTCGAGCTGGAGGTAGCAGCGCAGCGCGACCAGGTCGCCCTCGTCTCGAGCCGGGCCGTCGGGCCAACGTTTGGCGAGCTCCTCGGCCGCGGCCAGCGCCCACGCATACGACGCCTCGTCGAAATACGTCCGGGCGTCGGCGAGGGCCGCGTCGGCGCTCGCCGGCGGATTATCCTTGTAGTCGGGCCCAACGGGCGGCGGCGCGTCGGAGGTGTGGCCGTTGGCGACGGCGGCGGCGGCCGCGGCGACGACCAACGTTAGGGCGAGAACGTTTGTCAAGAGCCTCATAAGGGGTCTCCTCGAGATGTGTGCCTCGGGCCGCGTGGCCCCGGCGTGCGTCGATATATTTACGTTATTCTACCGGCTGTTCCTCAACCGGCGGCGGCCCTCAACCGCCGCCCCAGCCCCCGCTTTCGGATTCAATATAATAACCGTCGAAGTCCTTCTCGCGCCATTGGCCGGTGAAGAAGGCCCAGTAGCCGTCGTCGGTGAGGCTTTTCGCCCAACCTTCCTTATCAACGGAGGCGGCGCCGTAGGCCTCGGCCAGGCGGCAGCGCGTCACGCCGTCGCCCTCGGCCTTGAGCCTCTTCAGCAACTTCTTCGATACATCTTTGTCGGCGGTCGGCGCGTACGAGAGAAGCGAGGATATGGAGCCGGCCGCGGCCCGCCGTACCGATACTTCCTTGTCGTCCAACAGCGCGAGCAAGGCCGGGACGAAATCGGCGTCGCCGGTGGTGCCGAGGCGCCGCGCGGCGAAGCCCCGCACCGAGGCGTCCACGTCGCGGAGCGCCGCCTCGACCGCGTCGTAGTCGGCCGGCGACTCGGCGAGGCCGTCGTAAGCGTAGGCGAGGTTCATCACGCATAGGCGGCGAACGTCCGCGTCCGGGCTCTGCATCCCGAGCGCGACCAGGGCCCGCGCGCGCTCCGACGGTACCATGCTCAACGCCAGGAACTTCGCCGCCTTGAGGCGGGCCGCTTTATCCTCGCTTTGCAAATCCCGGCCGAGGCGGTCGTACAGCTCGCCGACGCCGGGGGACGGCCTCTCTTCCGGCGCCTGGTAAAACGCCGCGCCGGCGACGGTCGCCAGCGCATATACGTCGTCGTCGGAGATGCTTTCGTAGAGGGCCGGCAGGTAAGCGGCGGCCTCTTCCGGCTCCTCGGTATCCGAGAGGAAGTTAAACGCGACGAGCTTGAGGTAGGGATCGTCGCCCTCCATGGCCCGGCGACACAAGGCGCCGACGACCTCCCGGCCTTGCTCGCTCCGGGCGAGGCGCCCGAGGACTTCCATCTCCTCGAATTCGCCGCCGGCCGACATCCCGGCGAAGGGGCGGAGGGTTTGCTCGTCCATCGCCGTGAACATGCCGCGAAAAGTCTCGGCCGTCGATTGCATGATGCGAGCGGCTTCTTCCTCGGCGTCGCCTTGCGGCGCGGCGGCGGCCGTCACGAACGGAAGTAAGATAATAGTAAGGAGAATAAAGCGTTTCACGGTGGCCTCCGGCGTTGAATTATTGCGACGTGGCTCGTACGAGGCGTAATATAACCCCGTTCGGGCCGCAAATCCAGCGCAATCCAAGGTTTTGACTACGGTACCGCCGCGCGGGTTTAGCCGGGCAATAAAATATCCTTATATAGAGCGCGACGACGCCCAACCCCCGCCCTTGACAACCTCCCGCTAAGCGGTTAAACTATGCGGCCTCGAGCCGAGGTGGCGGAACTGGCAGACGCAGCGGACTTAAAATCCGCTGGCCCCATACGGGCCGTGCGGGTTCGAGCCCCGCCCTCGGCATATAAAAAAGGAGCCTTTGCGGCTCCTTTTCTTTTTTACCGGCTACCGCTATTGGCCGCCGGCGGCGCCGCCCTTGTCGGCCCCCTTCCCTTTGCCTTTGCCGCCGCCGGCGCCTTTACCCGCGCCGCCGGCCCCTCCAGGCGCCGCGCCCGCGCCCGGGCCCGCGCCTTTACCGCCGCCGGGCCTGACGTGTTCGCGGTCGCGCTTACGCTCGCGTTCCGGGCCGGTTCCGGTGGCATCGCGCTTACGCTCGCGCTCGCGCTTCCGTTCCATCTCGCCCGTGCCGGGTACGTCGCCCTCCGGCAACGGCCGCGTACCGCGGTCGCGCGCCCACTCCGGGTTCTTCCACCAGCCGTAATGGTGGCCTTTACCCGGGTAACGCGGCTCGCCCCCCGGTTCGCCTGGCTCGCCCGGTTCCTTAGGTTCGCCCGGCGCGGGAGCCGGAGCCGGTTCACCCACACCCGGCGGCGCGGGTTCTCCCACACCCGGCGGCGGGGCCGGTTCGCCCACACCCGGCGGCGCTCCCACCTCATCGCTGTAAGCCGCCCAGCTCTCGACGGCGTCGTTCAGCGCCGCCATCTTCGCGACGTCGCCCATAGGCGGGCCGCCGGCGACCGCCCCGGCCAGCGCCGCGGCCTTGGCCCGGCCTTCCCCCGCCAGGCCGCCGACGTCGCCGTACCGCTCGTCGCCGCCCTGAGTCTTCATACCCTGGGCGCGCTTCTCGAGCTCGCCGTACTTGCCGGCCAGCTTCTTGAGCTCGACCGCCAACTCGCCGGCGTCGGTATTCGCGAAGCTGTGTTCGCTCATGTAAGCGTTCAGCTCGCCCGTAACGCCGGCGACTTCGCTCTTGAGCTCGTCGGGCGAAGGCCCTTCCGCGGCCTTCTTGCCGCAACCCGCGACCATCAGCGCGGCCGCCGCCAGCGCCGTCGTGATAAAGATTGCCTTCCGCATGTCGCTCTCCTCCTTAAGGGCGGCTTCTAGACCGCCCCCCGTTTTACCCTGCCGCTTAGGGTCCGCTTTCCTCGGCGCAGGCCGCGGTTTCGGCCGTGCCGGGGGCGCCGCCGGCCTTACCCTCTTTCTC
This sequence is a window from bacterium. Protein-coding genes within it:
- a CDS encoding HEAT repeat domain-containing protein, producing MKRFILLTIILLPFVTAAAAPQGDAEEEAARIMQSTAETFRGMFTAMDEQTLRPFAGMSAGGEFEEMEVLGRLARSEQGREVVGALCRRAMEGDDPYLKLVAFNFLSDTEEPEEAAAYLPALYESISDDDVYALATVAGAAFYQAPEERPSPGVGELYDRLGRDLQSEDKAARLKAAKFLALSMVPSERARALVALGMQSPDADVRRLCVMNLAYAYDGLAESPADYDAVEAALRDVDASVRGFAARRLGTTGDADFVPALLALLDDKEVSVRRAAAGSISSLLSYAPTADKDVSKKLLKRLKAEGDGVTRCRLAEAYGAASVDKEGWAKSLTDDGYWAFFTGQWREKDFDGYYIESESGGWGGG